In the Dolichospermum flos-aquae CCAP 1403/13F genome, TTGCTCCACGAACCACCAAGCAGTATCTTAATATTACCGCTTTGACTTGTCCAAACACTGTCATCTTTAGGCGCATCTATATAATTATTATGCCAATCGTCTTGACACCATTCCCAAATATTCCCGTGCATATCGTATAAACCAAAAGCATTAGGAGGAAAACTACCTACATCTGTAAATATCAAGAACCGTGGGACACACGGTCTTAAAGCTCAATCAATGTCCGGATTAGGAGTCGTTGAGAAGCCCACACTCACCTGTTCGCGCAAGCGTGCCGCAAGGCATAAGTGAGTATGTGAAATATGTCACCATAAGTCATGATATTTACACTGTTTGTAGTTGTTTGTGAAATAGTTCTTTAACTTTGAGCCAAGCATCAGCAGCAGCTTCGGCGTTGTAACTAGCTCGATGGTTGCAGAAAAATCCGTGTTCAGCAGGATAGCGAAAAACTTGGTGAGGAATGTTGTGTTTTTGTAACTCTGCTTCAACTTGTTCTGTTTGTTCTGGAGGAATGCCTTGATCTTCAGTCCCAAAAAAGGCGTAAAGAGTCCCTTTGATATCTGGGGTATGAGTAATTGTCGGTTCACCACCACCGGGAGTAGAGTTAGGAATACCGCCACCGTAGAAAGAGGCTGTAGCTTTAATTTCTGGGAGAGTGGCTGCTAAATAAACAATGTGTCCACCAAAGCAAAAACCAATAGATGCGATAGCTTCGCTCGCCGCAGGCATCGCATCAGCATTAACGTTAGGCAGGGTTTTTAGATAAGCAATTGTGGACTGAATATCGCTTAATATTTCCTCGGCTTTGGTCTGTTCTTTGTATTGTCTGCCTAATTGAATATCTTCAGGGGTGTATTTAGCCTCAAAACCGGGCGCTTGGCGTTGGAAGATAGCAGGAGCGATCGCAACATATCCTTGTTGTGCTAATCTCTCTGTTACTTCCCGAATATGAATATTCACCCCGAAAATTTCCTGTACCACAATCACAGCCGGAAATTTCCCGGCATTCTCTGGACGTTTACCCACCTGAATCGCTGCCCACAAGGCTGCTCCAGAAGAAATGCCCGATAGTAATCCTTCTTCTGTAGCTAAACAGCGACTGAAGGCGATCGCATCTTCATCGGTGACAGAAATCACTTCATCAATCAGTTCCAAGCGCAGCACTTTGGGAATAAACCCAGCGCCTATCCCTTGAACTTGATGCCCCCCTGGCGAACCACCAGTCAAGACATGACTAGCGGACGGTTCGACAGCAATAGCTTGAAAACTGGGTTTACGGGGCTTGATGACTTCTGCTATCCCGGTAATTGTGCCTCCAGTACCAACACCAGACACCACAATGTCAATTTCTCCATCGGTATCTGCCCAAAGTTCCTCGGCTGTTGTCTCTCGGTGAATTTTCGGATTGGCAGGATTAACGAATTGTTGGGGGATAAAGGCATGGGGGAGGGAGGCAACAATTTCTTCTGCCCGTCGGATAGCTCCTATCATCCCTTCAATACCCGGAGTTAGTTCCAACTGTGCGCCGTAGGCTTTGAGCATCGCTCGCCGTTCTAAGCTCATAGTATCTGGCATGGTGAGAATTAGAGAACTCCACAGAATGATTGATCCTATAATGAGAGAAGATAATTTCAGTGTGCAGCTAACCTAATGCGTCCAAAATCTATCATTGAACTAACGGAGAACCTAAAATATCTGTACATAAGAACAGCCAAAAAACTCAAGGGAAGCGATCGAAGACAATTCATGGCAGAAGTAGTTAAAGGATTGGGAATAGGTGGACAGACTTTAGTAGAACGAGAGTTAGGATGGAATAGACGTACCATCAGGAAAGGGATGCAGGAATTGGAGAGTGGTCAGCCGATAATTGATGGTTTTGACCGGAGTGGACGTAAGGGGGTAGAAACAAAATTACCAAACTTATTATTGGATATGAAATCCTTTGTTATGGTAGGCGATAGCGAAGCGCTGCTGCAAGCAGATCGCTCTCATGATATCATCGGAGCTAAGAAAAACAATATTGCTTCAATTGGTGTAACTTATGGCTATGGAACTAGGGAAGAATTGGAAATTCACAAAGCTGATTTAATTGCTGATTATCCAGATGAAATTCCTACATTGCTGCCTTTGATTTGATCGCTCAACTCTGATCATTATTAAAAGCGATACTTACAGAAGATTATGCTATGGCTAATAAACATCATTATGACTCTTCACTTAAATAAGATTGGCGACTATGACGAACATGAAGAATGGCGATAACATCTTCTTCGACTACAAACAAAACTCGATATTTTCTTTGTTTTCCAATCCAGAGTTGACGAACTTCACCACCAATTACTTTTGCTTCTGGTGCTATCATACAGCGATTAGGAAATTTTTGTAATGATGCTATAGCATCTTCAAGTTCATAGTACCAATTGTTTGCTACTTCAGGACTCAGATTATCGCACGTCCAACGATAAGCAGTTTCGATTTCTTGAAAAGCTGTAGGTTGAATAATAACTTGGTAATTCATGAGCGAGGAGGAATATTAAATTTGTTTTTTAGGGTTGCTAATGCTTGATCTGCTGGTATTCCTTCACCTTGCTTAAATTCATCTAGTCCTTTACGAATACCTACTATTGTTTCTAAGTAATCAATTCGTTCTAAGAGTTCTTGATATGTACTTAGAGGCTGTTTTTGGGTTGTTTTCAGTGATTGTAAAAAACTCAGCAGATCCTCTAGGAGTTCGTTGGGGGTGTTGTCAATTTCTTGTAAGAGTAACTCTTTGATAGTCATTACAGTTAACTGTGAAGATTGATGTTTCTATTATAGTGATATCTTTGCTGTGATCGTGTAAGGAATATGGTAAGCGTTCGATAACTGTGTAGAAAGTGCGATCGCGAAGCGCTCCGTAGGAATCTCGAAACGCTCCTGTAAGCAGATCGCTCTCATGATATCATTGGGGCTAATGGGGCTAAGAAAAATAATATTGCTTCAATTGGTGTGACTTATGGCTATGGAAGTAAGGAAGAGTTGGAAACTCACAAGGCTGATTTAATTGCTGATTGTCCAAAGGAAATTCCTACATTACTACCTTTGATTTGGTCAAAAAATTTGCTATACTGCTGAAAATCATCTTTTTTAAGAAAACCATTTGCTGCTTTAAGTGATCACTAAATGATCAACTTTTGTATAAAGTGTTACAATTTAACGTGATAAACCAAAATGCTAATATTTTATGATTGGTGAATTTATGAGTGATATTCCCTACAAGTCAAGTAATCTTATCGGGATAGAAAAAAAGTTTCAACCTTATTTTGATAAATTAGTATCTGAATTTGGCAATGATTGCGACATTTTTATTAGAAAATATGACTATAGAAGAATGATGGCAGCAGGAATAGTTAACCGTTATTCCAACGTAGCTATAACTATTCACTTTATAAAAGGTAATATTCCTCTTGGAGATCCATTAAATACAAACTTGCTTAATAAAGTAAAAAACCATTTGATTTCCTTAAATCCAGAAGATTTGATACTTTAAGCAAGCAGGGTGCGTTAAAACTACAAATTTTTACTCCAAATAATTCAGTAACCAAGGAAAAGATTATGAGAATTGGCGGAAAAATATCAGAAAACTCTGAAAAAAAACCTCCTAGAATATACACCGCGCAAGAGTTTAATGCACAAGTAGACAATGATATTAAAGAGTTTCTTGCTAATCTTGAATACTGGAATTATTTACCAAAGTTAAATGTAATGCGTCATAAAAAACATAATTATGATGTTGACTTCGATCAAATTATTGATGATTCTAGTTTATGTAATTGGATTATGCACATATATAACAAGCCCTGGATGGAAGAACCTGCTGTTCTGGAGTTTCTTGATTTTGCATCAATTTACCGAGACAGCTATGAACGAAATTATCAATCAGAAAATGTTAAAAAGTATTTGTCAAATGATGATGAACTTTAACGAATCAAAGTAATAGTAATTCCCAGAGATAAACTAGTCCAGACTTTATCTGCTGTTAATACAGGCAAATTCAATCGTTTACCTAAAGCAAGACAAGCACGATCTCCTAATGATAATCCTGCACTTTTAGTTAAAGGTCGAAATTTAGCTATAGTTATAGCATCTTCCTCATTGCAAGCAATAATTTCTAGACTATTTTCTAATAATCCTTCATCTCTCAATCGTTTAATAATTTCGTCTGGTGATTCTCCTAAATCAACAACTTTTGATAATACCTCTACCCAATTAATAATACTGATATAGCATCCATCAATCAACGCATTTTCTACAATTTCTGCTCCTGGTTCATCTCTAAGATAAGCTAAAAAGGCAGAAGCATCTAACACAGATTTATTCACTTAAATACTCCTGTCTGCGTTCCTGGATAAGTTCATCAACCAAGTTTCTATCAGGTGATTTATCTTTTAATAAACCTCTTAATTTTTTAACTTGTTGTTTGAGGCTGACTAATTGGAGTTTTCCGTT is a window encoding:
- a CDS encoding formylglycine-generating enzyme family protein; translated protein: MIFTDVGSFPPNAFGLYDMHGNIWEWCQDDWHNNYIDAPKDDSVWTSQSGNIKILLGGSWSNNPGNCRSASRDTDDLDDYNYTVGFRVVCSGAART
- a CDS encoding pyridoxal-phosphate dependent enzyme yields the protein MPDTMSLERRAMLKAYGAQLELTPGIEGMIGAIRRAEEIVASLPHAFIPQQFVNPANPKIHRETTAEELWADTDGEIDIVVSGVGTGGTITGIAEVIKPRKPSFQAIAVEPSASHVLTGGSPGGHQVQGIGAGFIPKVLRLELIDEVISVTDEDAIAFSRCLATEEGLLSGISSGAALWAAIQVGKRPENAGKFPAVIVVQEIFGVNIHIREVTERLAQQGYVAIAPAIFQRQAPGFEAKYTPEDIQLGRQYKEQTKAEEILSDIQSTIAYLKTLPNVNADAMPAASEAIASIGFCFGGHIVYLAATLPEIKATASFYGGGIPNSTPGGGEPTITHTPDIKGTLYAFFGTEDQGIPPEQTEQVEAELQKHNIPHQVFRYPAEHGFFCNHRASYNAEAAADAWLKVKELFHKQLQTV
- a CDS encoding type II toxin-antitoxin system RelE/ParE family toxin, whose product is MNYQVIIQPTAFQEIETAYRWTCDNLSPEVANNWYYELEDAIASLQKFPNRCMIAPEAKVIGGEVRQLWIGKQRKYRVLFVVEEDVIAILHVRHSRQSYLSEES
- a CDS encoding prevent-host-death family protein, with protein sequence MTIKELLLQEIDNTPNELLEDLLSFLQSLKTTQKQPLSTYQELLERIDYLETIVGIRKGLDEFKQGEGIPADQALATLKNKFNIPPRS
- a CDS encoding PIN domain-containing protein, which codes for MNKSVLDASAFLAYLRDEPGAEIVENALIDGCYISIINWVEVLSKVVDLGESPDEIIKRLRDEGLLENSLEIIACNEEDAITIAKFRPLTKSAGLSLGDRACLALGKRLNLPVLTADKVWTSLSLGITITLIR
- a CDS encoding AbrB/MazE/SpoVT family DNA-binding domain-containing protein, producing the protein MTLANSSIPQHYTLDIEPEGRLTLPQEIQEILNLESGDRLILTLEDNGKLQLVSLKQQVKKLRGLLKDKSPDRNLVDELIQERRQEYLSE